In one window of Pseudoalteromonas espejiana DSM 9414 DNA:
- a CDS encoding BCCT family transporter: MSENHDKYSIDNTDYTVGQDNVQKWGFDIHNPVFGISAGLIVIFLVAILVSDAQTAKATLDGIKLDIINNFDAFFMWAANFFVIFCLALIVSPYGNIRLGGDDAKPSHSRMSWLAMLFAAGMGIGLMFWGVAEPVAYFTGWYETPLNVAANTPEAAKVAMGATMFHWGLHPWAIYAVVALSLAFFTYNKGLPLSIRSIFYPLLGDRAWGWPGHIIDILAVLATLFGLATSLGLGAQQASAGINHVFGTEGGVGAQLLVIIGVTLLAIISVVRGIDGGVKVLSNVNMLIAFALLLFVGLVGFAVAIGNVPNTVMGYVENIIPLSNPHGREDETWMHGWTVFYWAWWISWSPFVGMFIARVSRGRTIREFLIAVLLIPTAVTILWMSIYGGIAIDQVVQGVGSLGVNGLTDVPMAMFQMLDELPMSSVLSFLAVVLVLVFFITSSDSGSLVIDSITAGGKVDAPVPQRIFWATVEGSIAAALLWIGGTEAIQALQAGAVSTGLPFTAVLLLMCVSLLLGLRTEPRAGK; the protein is encoded by the coding sequence ATGAGCGAAAATCATGACAAGTATAGTATTGATAATACGGACTACACCGTAGGTCAAGATAACGTACAAAAATGGGGGTTTGATATTCATAATCCCGTTTTTGGTATTAGTGCCGGTTTGATTGTCATCTTTTTAGTCGCTATTTTAGTTTCAGATGCGCAAACAGCTAAAGCAACCCTTGATGGTATTAAGCTAGATATAATAAATAATTTTGATGCGTTTTTTATGTGGGCAGCAAACTTCTTTGTTATTTTTTGTCTTGCATTAATTGTATCTCCTTACGGTAATATTCGTTTAGGTGGCGACGATGCCAAACCATCTCATTCACGTATGTCGTGGCTTGCAATGTTATTTGCTGCAGGTATGGGAATTGGTTTAATGTTTTGGGGTGTAGCAGAGCCCGTAGCTTACTTTACGGGTTGGTATGAAACTCCACTAAATGTAGCTGCCAATACGCCAGAGGCTGCAAAAGTAGCAATGGGTGCCACTATGTTCCATTGGGGTTTACACCCTTGGGCTATTTATGCGGTCGTGGCGCTATCTTTAGCATTTTTTACTTACAATAAAGGTTTACCTTTATCTATTCGTTCAATTTTTTACCCACTGCTTGGCGACAGAGCATGGGGCTGGCCTGGTCATATTATTGATATTCTTGCCGTTCTTGCGACTTTATTTGGCCTTGCTACTTCACTAGGTTTAGGTGCACAACAAGCCTCTGCAGGTATTAACCATGTATTTGGTACTGAAGGCGGTGTAGGTGCACAGTTACTGGTAATTATAGGTGTAACCCTACTGGCAATTATCTCTGTAGTACGCGGGATAGACGGCGGTGTAAAAGTACTTAGTAATGTAAACATGCTAATTGCTTTTGCCTTACTCCTATTTGTTGGCTTAGTTGGTTTTGCTGTGGCAATTGGCAATGTACCAAATACAGTGATGGGCTATGTTGAAAATATTATTCCACTTAGTAACCCTCATGGTCGTGAAGACGAAACGTGGATGCACGGTTGGACTGTATTTTACTGGGCATGGTGGATCTCGTGGTCACCATTTGTAGGTATGTTTATCGCACGTGTATCGCGTGGTCGTACAATTAGAGAGTTTTTAATTGCTGTGTTGTTAATACCAACAGCTGTGACTATTTTATGGATGTCTATTTACGGCGGCATTGCGATAGATCAAGTTGTTCAAGGTGTTGGTAGCTTAGGCGTAAATGGCTTAACTGATGTACCAATGGCGATGTTCCAAATGCTAGACGAATTACCTATGTCGAGTGTGCTTTCGTTCCTTGCTGTGGTTTTAGTATTAGTGTTTTTCATTACCTCTTCTGATTCGGGTTCATTAGTTATCGACTCAATCACAGCAGGCGGTAAAGTGGATGCGCCAGTACCACAACGTATCTTTTGGGCTACAGTTGAAGGCTCTATTGCTGCTGCACTTTTATGGATTGGCGGTACAGAGGCAATACAAGCGCTGCAAGCGGGTGCGGTATCAACCGGTCTTCCGTTTACAGCTGTACTATTATTAATGTGTGTAAGTTTGCTTTTAGGCTTACGTACAGAGCCTCGTGCAGGTAAATAA